From the Thermovirga lienii DSM 17291 genome, one window contains:
- a CDS encoding hypothetical protein (KEGG: tai:Taci_1049 hypothetical protein~SPTR: Putative uncharacterized protein) produces MRLKSRRKGAVLALTLVVLAFGIAFSGVTLYVIKNLFYSTKSVIDDVALTKAAESGLEMGKAWLAEKVEEAPPLPRQSAGIGEKVDVPSDLEDLVVHKIEVPASDSGDIGLEVTVYDLIYEAGMVDSAQLFLKGSFPPKVDEDVLKYIGSRRKKSTYANSNMRESVQPSSFEEGKYGAYLIVSKASYQKREKVVSEGILVVID; encoded by the coding sequence ATGAGATTGAAGAGTAGAAGAAAAGGGGCGGTTCTGGCGCTTACACTTGTAGTTTTGGCCTTTGGTATAGCCTTTTCCGGTGTTACCCTCTATGTTATAAAGAATCTTTTTTATTCAACAAAGAGTGTCATTGACGATGTTGCATTAACGAAGGCTGCGGAGAGTGGTCTTGAAATGGGTAAAGCGTGGCTTGCTGAAAAAGTGGAGGAGGCCCCGCCTTTGCCTAGGCAGAGTGCAGGTATTGGGGAAAAGGTCGATGTGCCTAGTGACCTAGAGGACTTGGTGGTTCATAAGATAGAGGTGCCTGCATCAGACAGTGGGGATATAGGCCTTGAGGTCACAGTTTACGACCTCATTTATGAAGCCGGCATGGTAGATTCTGCTCAACTGTTTTTAAAAGGATCTTTCCCCCCAAAAGTAGATGAGGATGTGCTTAAGTACATAGGTTCTAGGCGGAAAAAATCGACCTATGCTAACTCTAACATGAGAGAGTCAGTTCAGCCTTCCTCTTTTGAGGAGGGCAAGTATGGTGCCTATCTGATAGTTAGCAAAGCGTCTTATCAGAAAAGGGAAAAGGTGGTCTCTGAAGGCATATTGGTCGTTATAGATTGA
- a CDS encoding Pyrrolo-quinoline quinone repeat-containing protein (PFAM: PQQ enzyme repeat~TIGRFAM: conserved repeat domain~COGs: COG3419 Tfp pilus assembly protein tip-associated adhesin PilY1~InterPro IPR018391: IPR002372~KEGG: tai:Taci_1048 Tfp pilus assembly protein tip-associated adhesin PilY1-like protein~PFAM: Pyrrolo-quinoline quinone repeat-containing protein~SPTR: Type IV pilus assembly protein PilY1), producing MVRTKLSILFYGVLIWALMVEPSWAVNLSVTKTVDNPTPKAGDYVTFTIVVENLEKSEESAGTLLTDDMSVFEDVMYRYRMGYWAGNGSNRYYTYEPSSYTSWSSWPGMVTLGWMDRWRKKEGGKGGRYEIQIRAKVKESLAGREIVNTAKVKKDDFESSATASIYVREEPWAGGEVFTPYYKPIPTLYDTSMQPNVLLLLDTSGSMTFNMQDDESTYGDGSKPVTYGFSSPQFYYGKDTDPSNNDPNVERNYHPNLKYVSETEVELIKQNQGEWALTYLGYDSASSQYLYPNDSRMYQMKVVLNNIFSDEQLIYGLRVALATYDQEYSSGGSLSDWYKFPRLYYGGYYYEDQYLHYRTGEARALLRENFASIDDPSHLEALLKWFDGVEENGNPELRAQGATPLAASIYGHNGYSWNSSIDSAVKFFKASGVIQGWCQKNYLIVLTDGADNGPGDPVEAVRRLYDEAKKSSWPQFFGRKAYPVKTLVIGLIDPDSMPDLAEELNEMADYGWDGTEGNADPTDDPFDDGDPGAYFATNIDELLAAFREIFSIIQTDQITGGAPLVSPTRTDVGGGAVYVASFLPQEYSQWKGHLYKYSLVSGDIGDSPEWDAAEELERIIEENSRVVCTIDWEGSSASKPSGLGSGTNFVRVSPQESSTLADEISPEGVTLPEAYISKFIQWINGYDAWGETAGNVYRSAFADIYHGGVTEVGPPSANYPSTSYYNFAQEHKTRDKVLYAQSNAGVLYAIDPDSGEEKWAFIPPNVLARGRLLGLKAYYGSDNMKLLDEAISVPRYLLDGPLIAEDVVLPEDEQWGTVLVGCLGYGGNGMYALDITDPNEPRFLWAVENNMVSPNGSALLPEESRKVHYWKKGASGSKIDYETHTHQDVSDDSDLDYKKLYRTLSTPLLGYLDSLVYNEQTNDWEGRWVAVIGNGHPGDFADTLTDGVIYVLDIGTGKIIKKLEAEGKLGPVCAPITGFSSSLSSGVVDHIYAADVSGNIFEWSELNDRWGQSLQIFDSQSTNGGIIYRMDVGLVDHDPWLFYEIGDAEGLSEEATSYRLYAINTTAAGEDDPLTIGDLEQVTPDGNDTSDNAEGWYMDFATDPLERPSTPVLFYNGYLLFCTFEDSTDPCELGITKIYIVNAETGEGAWKNNAKYVEVSGIHVSGITVFDGKVYLGVSGFATEEYLSSVLGEGVDLGRNLLSFTLPEGIPNTPEEGAGTTGGLLFWREWR from the coding sequence GTGGTCAGAACGAAATTATCCATTTTGTTTTATGGGGTACTAATTTGGGCTTTGATGGTTGAACCGTCTTGGGCGGTCAATTTGAGTGTAACCAAGACAGTTGATAATCCCACGCCAAAGGCTGGCGATTATGTTACTTTCACCATTGTTGTTGAAAATCTTGAGAAAAGTGAAGAGTCAGCGGGAACGCTTCTCACAGATGATATGAGTGTGTTTGAGGATGTAATGTACAGGTATCGTATGGGATATTGGGCAGGTAATGGATCAAATAGGTATTACACTTATGAGCCGTCTAGCTATACATCGTGGAGCAGCTGGCCAGGGATGGTTACTCTTGGTTGGATGGATAGGTGGAGAAAAAAAGAAGGGGGTAAAGGTGGGCGTTACGAGATACAAATCAGGGCAAAGGTCAAAGAGAGTCTAGCAGGAAGGGAAATTGTAAATACGGCAAAAGTAAAGAAAGATGATTTTGAGAGCAGCGCAACGGCATCCATTTACGTAAGAGAAGAGCCGTGGGCTGGGGGGGAGGTTTTTACACCGTATTACAAGCCTATTCCAACATTGTATGATACGAGCATGCAGCCTAATGTGCTCCTTCTTTTGGACACTAGCGGCTCCATGACTTTTAACATGCAAGATGATGAATCTACCTATGGTGATGGTTCCAAGCCTGTGACATATGGGTTTTCCAGTCCTCAGTTTTATTACGGAAAGGACACTGACCCGTCCAACAACGATCCCAATGTGGAACGCAATTACCATCCCAATCTGAAATACGTGTCAGAGACAGAGGTCGAGTTAATTAAACAAAATCAAGGAGAGTGGGCTCTTACGTATTTGGGCTATGATAGCGCAAGTTCCCAATATTTATACCCGAACGACAGCCGGATGTACCAAATGAAGGTGGTTTTGAATAACATATTTTCCGATGAGCAGTTGATTTATGGGTTAAGGGTTGCTTTGGCAACTTACGATCAGGAGTATTCATCGGGAGGCAGCCTTTCAGATTGGTATAAATTCCCGCGTCTCTATTATGGTGGCTATTACTATGAAGACCAATACTTACATTATCGAACTGGAGAGGCAAGAGCTTTACTAAGGGAAAATTTTGCTTCGATAGATGATCCTTCCCACCTTGAGGCTTTATTGAAGTGGTTTGATGGAGTAGAGGAAAATGGCAACCCAGAATTGAGGGCCCAGGGGGCAACTCCCCTTGCGGCATCGATTTACGGACACAATGGTTATAGCTGGAACTCATCGATAGATTCGGCGGTTAAGTTTTTTAAGGCATCAGGGGTAATACAAGGGTGGTGTCAGAAGAATTATCTTATAGTTCTTACCGATGGAGCAGATAACGGGCCGGGAGACCCTGTGGAGGCCGTTAGAAGGTTATACGACGAAGCAAAGAAGAGCAGTTGGCCACAATTTTTTGGAAGAAAGGCCTATCCAGTTAAGACCCTTGTTATAGGGCTTATTGATCCAGATAGCATGCCCGACCTTGCGGAAGAACTCAACGAAATGGCCGATTACGGGTGGGACGGAACAGAAGGCAATGCAGACCCAACGGATGATCCCTTTGATGATGGAGACCCAGGAGCTTATTTCGCAACAAACATCGATGAGCTTTTAGCAGCATTTAGAGAAATATTTTCAATTATCCAGACAGATCAGATAACGGGGGGCGCTCCTCTGGTCAGTCCGACCCGAACGGATGTGGGGGGAGGAGCTGTTTATGTTGCTTCCTTTTTGCCGCAGGAATATTCTCAATGGAAAGGTCATTTGTATAAATATAGTTTGGTTTCAGGAGATATAGGGGACTCTCCTGAATGGGATGCAGCAGAGGAGTTGGAGAGGATTATAGAAGAAAATAGTAGGGTAGTATGCACGATAGATTGGGAGGGCTCTTCAGCCTCTAAACCGAGTGGCTTAGGGTCAGGGACAAATTTTGTAAGAGTGTCCCCCCAAGAATCTTCGACGCTTGCTGATGAAATTTCTCCTGAAGGAGTAACTCTTCCAGAAGCTTATATTTCGAAGTTCATACAATGGATAAATGGTTACGATGCGTGGGGGGAGACGGCTGGGAACGTATATAGATCCGCCTTTGCTGATATTTATCATGGAGGTGTTACAGAAGTTGGTCCTCCATCGGCAAACTACCCGTCTACTAGCTATTATAACTTTGCCCAAGAGCACAAAACCAGAGACAAAGTTTTATATGCCCAAAGCAATGCAGGAGTTTTGTATGCTATTGACCCTGACAGCGGAGAAGAAAAGTGGGCTTTTATCCCGCCCAATGTTCTCGCGAGGGGGCGCTTGTTGGGGCTTAAGGCGTATTACGGTAGTGACAATATGAAGCTGCTTGACGAGGCCATATCGGTGCCCAGATATCTTTTGGATGGACCTCTTATTGCTGAAGACGTAGTTTTGCCGGAGGACGAACAGTGGGGAACTGTCCTTGTAGGTTGTCTGGGTTATGGCGGGAATGGAATGTATGCTCTTGATATAACCGATCCGAACGAACCTCGATTTTTGTGGGCTGTGGAGAATAACATGGTCTCTCCAAACGGAAGTGCATTGCTGCCTGAAGAGTCTAGAAAAGTTCACTATTGGAAAAAAGGTGCGTCGGGTTCCAAAATTGACTATGAGACTCATACCCACCAAGATGTATCTGACGATAGCGACCTAGATTATAAAAAACTCTACAGGACCCTTAGTACTCCTCTTTTGGGGTATTTGGATTCGCTAGTCTACAATGAACAAACCAACGATTGGGAAGGTCGGTGGGTAGCTGTTATAGGTAACGGTCATCCAGGTGATTTTGCTGATACGCTTACTGATGGGGTCATTTACGTTTTGGATATAGGAACGGGAAAGATAATTAAAAAACTTGAAGCTGAGGGCAAACTAGGGCCTGTATGTGCTCCTATTACCGGTTTTAGTTCCAGCTTGAGCTCTGGTGTTGTTGATCATATATACGCAGCAGATGTTTCTGGAAACATCTTTGAATGGTCAGAACTTAATGACCGGTGGGGGCAGAGCTTACAAATTTTTGACAGCCAAAGCACAAATGGCGGTATCATTTATCGAATGGATGTAGGGTTGGTAGACCATGATCCTTGGCTGTTTTACGAGATAGGTGATGCAGAAGGGTTGAGTGAAGAAGCTACTAGCTACAGGCTTTACGCTATCAACACTACGGCAGCGGGCGAGGATGATCCCCTTACCATTGGTGATCTGGAGCAGGTAACGCCAGATGGGAATGATACCTCTGACAATGCTGAAGGTTGGTATATGGATTTTGCAACCGACCCACTAGAGAGGCCTAGCACGCCAGTTCTCTTTTACAATGGCTATTTACTGTTCTGTACTTTCGAAGACAGTACTGATCCTTGTGAGCTTGGAATAACAAAGATATATATAGTAAATGCAGAAACAGGAGAAGGAGCGTGGAAAAACAACGCCAAGTATGTTGAGGTCAGCGGAATTCACGTTTCAGGAATAACGGTCTTCGATGGCAAAGTCTATCTTGGGGTGTCGGGCTTTGCAACGGAGGAGTACTTGAGTAGCGTTCTTGGAGAAGGTGTTGATTTAGGCCGTAATCTTCTCTCTTTCACCTTGCCAGAGGGAATACCGAATACTCCAGAAGAAGGAGCTGGTACCACAGGAGGGCTTCTCTTCTGGCGTGAATGGAGGTAA
- a CDS encoding hypothetical protein (KEGG: ptm:GSPATT00020220001 hypothetical protein~SPTR: Putative uncharacterized protein) has product MNGGKGKLMKINKYLFQSLTVVVVIVVGQVIMMWEGWSVVSSFAEEPIQTSAKVVAEVENDINTKTVGIILEKIFLKPPKIVSKGKKQYNWDPEKTKFYSEDKKLIPVEKFEKKFKGKGIALVIKDGLVMRALPADF; this is encoded by the coding sequence GTGAATGGAGGTAAAGGTAAACTGATGAAAATAAATAAATATTTGTTTCAATCCTTAACAGTAGTGGTTGTTATTGTCGTAGGGCAAGTTATTATGATGTGGGAAGGCTGGTCTGTGGTCAGTAGCTTTGCTGAAGAGCCTATCCAGACTTCTGCTAAAGTAGTAGCGGAGGTGGAAAATGACATAAACACTAAGACTGTAGGGATAATACTAGAAAAGATATTCTTGAAACCGCCGAAGATCGTCTCTAAGGGAAAGAAACAATATAATTGGGATCCAGAGAAAACTAAATTTTATTCTGAGGATAAGAAGCTAATACCTGTGGAAAAATTTGAAAAGAAATTCAAAGGCAAGGGGATAGCTTTGGTTATCAAGGACGGTTTGGTAATGAGGGCCTTGCCAGCAGATTTTTAG
- a CDS encoding Ferroxidase (PFAM: Ferritin-like domain~COGs: COG1528 Ferritin-like protein~InterPro IPR008331: IPR009040~KEGG: abi:Aboo_0879 ferroxidase~PFAM: Ferritin Dps family protein~PRIAM: Ferroxidase~SPTR: Ferroxidase) — protein MLKEKMQEALNKQINEELYSAYLYLSMSAYFDNVGLKGFANWMMVQYKEETDHAMKIYNYLLSQGATIKLLPIQQPPHEWESPLHAFQETLKHEQHITQCINDLVDLAEELKDRATYNFLQWYIDEQVEEEENDREIIDKLELIGDSKNGLLMLDKDLAQRVYVPLIQEGSGN, from the coding sequence ATGTTGAAGGAAAAAATGCAAGAAGCACTTAACAAACAGATCAATGAGGAGTTGTACTCAGCGTACCTTTATCTATCCATGTCGGCATACTTCGACAACGTGGGGTTAAAGGGGTTTGCAAACTGGATGATGGTCCAGTATAAAGAGGAAACGGACCATGCGATGAAAATATACAATTACCTTCTGTCTCAGGGAGCTACGATAAAGCTCCTTCCCATACAGCAGCCGCCGCACGAATGGGAATCACCCCTTCATGCTTTCCAGGAGACTTTGAAGCACGAACAGCACATAACTCAGTGCATAAACGACCTTGTGGATCTTGCTGAGGAGCTAAAGGACAGGGCCACGTATAACTTCCTCCAGTGGTACATTGACGAGCAGGTGGAGGAAGAGGAAAACGACAGGGAAATAATAGACAAGCTGGAGCTCATAGGGGACAGCAAAAACGGTCTGCTCATGCTGGATAAGGACCTGGCTCAGAGGGTTTACGTACCCTTGATACAGGAAGGTAGCGGAAATTAG
- a CDS encoding desulfoferrodoxin (PFAM: Desulfoferrodoxin; Desulfoferrodoxin, N-terminal domain~TIGRFAM: desulfoferrodoxin FeS4 iron-binding domain; desulfoferrodoxin; desulfoferrodoxin ferrous iron-binding domain~COGs: COG2033 Desulfoferrodoxin~InterPro IPR004462: IPR004793: IPR002742~KEGG: tme:Tmel_1201 desulfoferrodoxin~PFAM: Desulfoferrodoxin ferrous iron-binding region; Desulfoferrodoxin Dfx domain protein~SPTR: Desulfoferrodoxin;~TIGRFAM: desulfoferrodoxin) has translation MAEVREIYKCEICGNIVEVLHGGAGQLVCCGQPMKAQTPQTADTSQEKHVPYVERQGNAYVVRVGENALHPMEDKHYIEWIELEVDGASCKKFLKPGDEPKAVFEVPEGKVVKAREYCNIHGLWVKE, from the coding sequence ATGGCGGAGGTCAGGGAGATTTATAAGTGCGAGATCTGCGGGAACATAGTGGAGGTGCTCCATGGTGGAGCTGGCCAGCTAGTTTGTTGTGGGCAGCCCATGAAGGCGCAAACCCCTCAGACGGCCGATACGTCCCAGGAAAAGCACGTGCCCTATGTGGAGAGGCAAGGGAACGCCTATGTAGTTAGGGTCGGAGAGAACGCCTTGCATCCCATGGAGGATAAGCATTACATAGAGTGGATAGAGCTCGAAGTCGATGGTGCATCGTGCAAGAAGTTCTTGAAACCTGGTGACGAGCCTAAGGCCGTCTTCGAAGTCCCCGAGGGCAAGGTGGTAAAGGCGCGTGAGTACTGCAACATCCACGGACTATGGGTTAAAGAGTAA
- a CDS encoding Rubredoxin-type Fe(Cys)4 protein (PFAM: Rubredoxin~COGs: COG1773 Rubredoxin~InterPro IPR001052: IPR018527: IPR004039~KEGG: tme:Tmel_1197 rubredoxin-type Fe(Cys)4 protein~PFAM: Rubredoxin-type Fe(Cys)4 protein~SPTR: Rubredoxin), producing the protein MQKYVCSVCGYVYDPEAGDPDNGVNPGTPFEDVPEEWVCPVCGVGKDMFEAE; encoded by the coding sequence ATGCAAAAATATGTGTGCAGCGTATGTGGATATGTCTATGATCCTGAAGCTGGAGATCCTGACAACGGAGTAAACCCCGGGACTCCCTTCGAAGATGTGCCTGAGGAGTGGGTATGCCCTGTTTGCGGTGTTGGAAAGGACATGTTTGAGGCAGAATAG
- a CDS encoding hypothetical protein (PFAM: YeeE/YedE family (DUF395)~KEGG: aco:Amico_0149 hypothetical protein~SPTR: Putative membrane protein), with translation MFSYVNRWLVGRFGPALTGLFVGVFAPILTFLGNPGNMGICVACFTRDVAGALGLHRAAVVQYLRPELSGFILGSFLASLVYKEYRPRSGSSPLIRFFLGFFAMIGALVFLGCPWRTYLRLSAGDLNALFGLGGLVVGILIGIYFLWNGFTLGKSLPNKASSGLVMPIIAVVLLVWDITKPLFGPGGTGPIFFSVKGPGAQAAPILISLAVGLAVGWLAQRSRFCTVGAIRDFVMLKDGHLLKGVLAFIVAAFVTNLLLGQFHLGFEGQPVAHTNSLWNFMGMVLSGLAFTLAGGCPGRQFIMSGEGDGDAAIFILGMLVGAGFAHNFSLASSPAGPGAFGPAATIVGMVFCLIVGFTMREKL, from the coding sequence ATGTTTTCTTATGTTAATCGATGGTTGGTCGGTCGTTTTGGTCCAGCCCTTACGGGACTTTTCGTAGGTGTTTTTGCTCCAATTCTTACCTTTCTTGGAAACCCTGGCAACATGGGTATCTGTGTGGCCTGCTTCACCAGGGACGTCGCTGGGGCCTTGGGGCTTCACCGAGCAGCGGTGGTGCAATATTTGAGGCCTGAGCTTTCAGGGTTCATCTTAGGATCTTTCTTGGCGTCCTTGGTGTATAAGGAGTACAGACCTCGATCTGGTTCTTCCCCCCTCATTCGGTTTTTCTTAGGCTTTTTCGCAATGATAGGAGCCCTGGTCTTTCTGGGTTGTCCCTGGAGGACTTATTTGAGGCTAAGCGCCGGAGATTTGAATGCTCTCTTCGGTCTTGGCGGGCTTGTAGTAGGCATATTGATAGGAATCTACTTTTTGTGGAACGGTTTCACCCTCGGAAAGAGTCTACCGAACAAAGCCAGCTCTGGTTTAGTTATGCCCATAATAGCTGTCGTTCTCTTGGTTTGGGACATTACCAAGCCTCTGTTTGGTCCTGGAGGCACAGGTCCCATATTCTTCTCCGTGAAGGGGCCAGGTGCGCAGGCTGCGCCAATCCTCATATCTCTTGCGGTGGGTTTGGCTGTGGGATGGCTTGCTCAGAGGAGTCGTTTCTGCACTGTAGGGGCCATAAGGGATTTTGTGATGCTGAAGGACGGTCATCTACTGAAGGGAGTTTTGGCCTTTATAGTGGCGGCTTTCGTGACCAACCTGCTCTTGGGCCAGTTCCACCTGGGTTTTGAAGGCCAGCCGGTGGCTCATACTAATAGTTTATGGAACTTCATGGGGATGGTCCTTTCAGGTCTAGCCTTTACGCTGGCTGGAGGGTGTCCTGGACGGCAGTTCATAATGAGCGGCGAAGGTGACGGTGACGCAGCGATTTTTATCTTGGGAATGCTCGTGGGAGCCGGTTTTGCCCACAACTTCAGCCTGGCTAGTTCCCCCGCAGGACCTGGAGCCTTTGGCCCTGCGGCCACCATAGTTGGGATGGTTTTCTGTCTGATTGTAGGATTTACCATGAGGGAGAAACTTTAG
- a CDS encoding SirA-like domain-containing protein (PFAM: SirA-like protein~InterPro IPR001455~KEGG: aco:Amico_0150 SirA family protein~PFAM: SirA-like domain-containing protein~SPTR: Hypothetical cytosolic protein): protein MNEIKVVDARGLSCPQPVILTKKALDEGHNELEVLVDTVTSRLNVERFAKSKGYNVKVEEYEDGGFKLHLSKA from the coding sequence ATGAATGAAATAAAGGTTGTAGATGCAAGAGGCCTGTCGTGCCCCCAACCAGTAATCTTGACAAAAAAGGCCTTGGACGAAGGGCATAACGAATTGGAAGTGCTGGTGGATACCGTGACTTCCAGGTTGAACGTAGAGCGGTTTGCAAAGAGCAAGGGGTACAATGTAAAGGTCGAAGAGTACGAAGATGGAGGGTTCAAACTACACCTAAGCAAGGCTTAG
- a CDS encoding selenide, water dikinase (PFAM: AIR synthase related protein, N-terminal domain; AIR synthase related protein, C-terminal domain~TIGRFAM: selenium donor protein~COGs: COG0709 Selenophosphate synthase~InterPro IPR004536: IPR000728: IPR010918~KEGG: tai:Taci_0811 selenide, water dikinase~PFAM: AIR synthase related protein; AIR synthase related protein domain protein~SPTR: Selenide, water dikinase;~TIGRFAM: selenide, water dikinase), with amino-acid sequence MVKPEGKTFLVAGWEHGEDAAVWEIDERRLGILTVDFITPVVDDPFAFGQIAAANSLSDVFAMGGRPLVALNVVGFPVNCQPLDVLKEILRGGQERVMAAGALLAGGHSVDDEEPKYGLVVYGEVERDRIWKVTGAREGDVLILTKPLGTGMIITALQAEMAQEKEIKEAVESMGTLNDLPLKLSDDLLTQVHACTDVTGFGLAGHLLDMLSESSLDVLLEPEKIPILEGALEKANMGLVPAGTYRNRELYEPRVEGLEGLSLPLADVLFDAQTSGGLLLAVPEHVAEGFCRECQKAGFVKASPIGRFVKGQGKMVLET; translated from the coding sequence TTGGTCAAGCCCGAAGGGAAGACCTTTTTGGTTGCAGGATGGGAACACGGTGAGGATGCTGCCGTATGGGAGATAGATGAACGGCGTTTGGGCATCTTGACGGTGGATTTCATAACCCCTGTGGTGGATGATCCTTTTGCCTTTGGTCAGATAGCGGCAGCCAATTCCTTGAGCGACGTGTTTGCCATGGGGGGCAGGCCGTTGGTGGCCCTCAACGTGGTAGGTTTTCCGGTGAACTGCCAGCCCCTCGACGTACTTAAGGAGATACTTCGAGGTGGTCAGGAGAGAGTTATGGCGGCAGGAGCCCTCTTGGCAGGTGGGCACAGCGTGGACGATGAGGAGCCCAAGTATGGACTGGTGGTCTATGGCGAGGTAGAAAGGGACCGTATTTGGAAGGTTACCGGCGCTAGGGAAGGAGATGTTTTGATCCTCACCAAGCCCTTGGGAACGGGCATGATCATAACGGCCCTCCAGGCTGAAATGGCCCAAGAGAAGGAGATAAAAGAGGCTGTAGAAAGCATGGGGACCCTGAACGACTTGCCCCTAAAGCTCTCCGATGACCTATTGACGCAGGTGCACGCCTGCACCGATGTGACGGGTTTTGGCTTGGCAGGACACCTTTTGGACATGTTAAGCGAAAGTTCGCTGGATGTTCTTTTGGAACCAGAAAAAATACCAATCCTTGAAGGAGCGCTGGAGAAGGCAAATATGGGCCTGGTTCCTGCCGGGACGTACCGCAACAGGGAGCTTTATGAACCAAGGGTGGAAGGGCTGGAAGGCCTTAGTTTGCCCTTGGCCGACGTTCTTTTCGATGCTCAGACCTCAGGGGGACTGCTTTTGGCGGTCCCGGAGCACGTTGCCGAAGGGTTCTGCCGTGAGTGCCAAAAGGCAGGCTTCGTAAAGGCGTCTCCTATCGGAAGGTTTGTGAAGGGACAAGGTAAAATGGTATTGGAAACATAA